One Pongo abelii isolate AG06213 chromosome 12, NHGRI_mPonAbe1-v2.0_pri, whole genome shotgun sequence DNA segment encodes these proteins:
- the LOC129057484 gene encoding tripartite motif-containing protein 43B-like isoform X1 encodes MWSSQIYKRTLQEPSSFFSRAHRVALQLALGTSEIYQHCSETLIRELNSSDSTASFGENTDIFLRKMDSDFSHAFQKELACVICLNYLVDPVTICCGHSFCRPCLCLSWEEAQSPANCPACREPSQKKDFKTNILLKNLVTIARKTSLWQFLSSEKQICGTHRQTKKMFCDMDKSLLCLLCSNSQEHEAHKHYPIEEAAEEHREKLLKQMRILWEKIQENQRNLYEERRTAFVWRGDVVLRAQMIRNEYRKLHPVLHKEEKQHLERLNKEYREIFQQLQRSWVKMDQKSKHLKEMYQELMEMCHKPDVELLQDLGDIVARSESVLLHMPQPVNPELTAGPITGLVYRLNRFRVEISFHYEVSNHNIRLFEDVRSWMLRRGSLNSDRSDYFAAWGSRVFSFGKHYWELDVDNSWDWALGVCKDAWIRKNSTMVKSEDIFLLLCVKMNNHLSLLTTSPVFPHYIEKPQGRVGVFLDFESGSVSFLNVTKSSLIWSYPAGSLKFPVRPFFYTGHR; translated from the exons ATGTGGTCTTCACAGATTTATAAACGGACACTTCAGGAGCCAAGCTCATTCTTCTCCAGAGCCCACAGAGTAGCTTTGCAACTGGCTTTGGGGACTTCCGAAATCTACCAGCACTGCAGTGAGACTCTCATCCGTGAGCTCAATTCATCTGATTCGACAGCAAGCTTTGGTGAGAACACAGATATATTTCTGAG GAAAATGGACTCAGACTTCTCACATGCCTTCCAGAAGGAACTCGCCTGTGTCATCTGTTTGAACTACCTGGTAGACCCTGTCACCAtctgctgtgggcacagcttctgcAGGCCCTGTCTCTGCCTTTCCTGGGAGGAAGCCCAAAGTCCTGCCAACTGCCCTGCATGCAGGGAACCGTCACAGAAAAAGGACTTCAAAACCAATATTCTTCTGAAGAATTTAGTGACCATTGCCAGAAAAACCAGTCTCTGGCAATTCCTGAGCTCTGAGAAACAAATATGTGGGACCCATAGGCAAACAAAGAAGATGTTCTGTGACATGGACAAGAGTCTCCTCTGCTTGCTGTGCTCCAACTCTCAGGAGCACGAGGCTCACAAACATTATCCCATCGAAGAGGCAGCTGAGGAACACCGG GAGAAACTCTTAAAGCAAATGAGGATTTTATGGGAAAAGAttcaagaaaatcagagaaatctATATGAGGAGAGAAGAACAGCCTTCGTCTGGAGG GGCGATGTGGTTTTACGGGCACAGATGATCAGGAATGAGTATAGGAAGCTGCACCCGGTTCTccataaggaagaaaaacaacatttAGAGAGATTGAACAAGGAATATCGAGAGATTTTTCAGCAACTCCAGAGAAGTTGGGTCAAAATGGATCAAAAGAGTAAACACTTGAAAGAAATGTATCAGGAGCTAATGGAAATGTGTCATAAACCAGATGTGGAGCTGCTCCAG gATTTGGGAGACATCGTGGCAAG GAGTGAGTCTGTGCTGCTGCACATGCCCCAACCTGTGAATCCAGAGCTCACTGCAGGGCCCATCACTGGACTGGTGTACAGGCTCAACCGCTTCCGAG TGGAAATTTCCTTCCATTATGAAGTAAGCAATCACAACATCAGGCTCTTTGAAGATGTGAGAAGTTGGATGCTTAGACGTGGATCTTTGAATTCTGACAGATCTGACTATTTTGCTGCATGGGGATCCAGGGTCTTCTCCTTTGGGAAACACTACTGGGAGCTGGATGTGGACAACTCTTGGGACTGGGCTCTGGGAGTCTGTAAGGATGCCTGGATAAGGAAGAATAGCACAATGGTTAAATCTGAGgacatatttcttcttttgtgtgtgAAGATGAATAATCATTTAAGTCTCTTGACCACCTCCCCAGTGTTTCCTCACTATATAGAGAAACCTCAGGGCCGGGTTGGTGTGTTTCTTGATTTTGAAAGTGGAAGTGTGAGTTTTTTGAATGTCACCAAGAGTTCCCTCATATGGAGTTACCCGGCTGGCTCCTTAAAGTTTCCTGTCAGGCCTTTCTTTTACACTGGCCACAGATGA
- the LOC129057484 gene encoding tripartite motif-containing protein 43-like isoform X2 — translation MDSDFSHAFQKELACVICLNYLVDPVTICCGHSFCRPCLCLSWEEAQSPANCPACREPSQKKDFKTNILLKNLVTIARKTSLWQFLSSEKQICGTHRQTKKMFCDMDKSLLCLLCSNSQEHEAHKHYPIEEAAEEHREKLLKQMRILWEKIQENQRNLYEERRTAFVWRGDVVLRAQMIRNEYRKLHPVLHKEEKQHLERLNKEYREIFQQLQRSWVKMDQKSKHLKEMYQELMEMCHKPDVELLQDLGDIVARSESVLLHMPQPVNPELTAGPITGLVYRLNRFRVEISFHYEVSNHNIRLFEDVRSWMLRRGSLNSDRSDYFAAWGSRVFSFGKHYWELDVDNSWDWALGVCKDAWIRKNSTMVKSEDIFLLLCVKMNNHLSLLTTSPVFPHYIEKPQGRVGVFLDFESGSVSFLNVTKSSLIWSYPAGSLKFPVRPFFYTGHR, via the exons ATGGACTCAGACTTCTCACATGCCTTCCAGAAGGAACTCGCCTGTGTCATCTGTTTGAACTACCTGGTAGACCCTGTCACCAtctgctgtgggcacagcttctgcAGGCCCTGTCTCTGCCTTTCCTGGGAGGAAGCCCAAAGTCCTGCCAACTGCCCTGCATGCAGGGAACCGTCACAGAAAAAGGACTTCAAAACCAATATTCTTCTGAAGAATTTAGTGACCATTGCCAGAAAAACCAGTCTCTGGCAATTCCTGAGCTCTGAGAAACAAATATGTGGGACCCATAGGCAAACAAAGAAGATGTTCTGTGACATGGACAAGAGTCTCCTCTGCTTGCTGTGCTCCAACTCTCAGGAGCACGAGGCTCACAAACATTATCCCATCGAAGAGGCAGCTGAGGAACACCGG GAGAAACTCTTAAAGCAAATGAGGATTTTATGGGAAAAGAttcaagaaaatcagagaaatctATATGAGGAGAGAAGAACAGCCTTCGTCTGGAGG GGCGATGTGGTTTTACGGGCACAGATGATCAGGAATGAGTATAGGAAGCTGCACCCGGTTCTccataaggaagaaaaacaacatttAGAGAGATTGAACAAGGAATATCGAGAGATTTTTCAGCAACTCCAGAGAAGTTGGGTCAAAATGGATCAAAAGAGTAAACACTTGAAAGAAATGTATCAGGAGCTAATGGAAATGTGTCATAAACCAGATGTGGAGCTGCTCCAG gATTTGGGAGACATCGTGGCAAG GAGTGAGTCTGTGCTGCTGCACATGCCCCAACCTGTGAATCCAGAGCTCACTGCAGGGCCCATCACTGGACTGGTGTACAGGCTCAACCGCTTCCGAG TGGAAATTTCCTTCCATTATGAAGTAAGCAATCACAACATCAGGCTCTTTGAAGATGTGAGAAGTTGGATGCTTAGACGTGGATCTTTGAATTCTGACAGATCTGACTATTTTGCTGCATGGGGATCCAGGGTCTTCTCCTTTGGGAAACACTACTGGGAGCTGGATGTGGACAACTCTTGGGACTGGGCTCTGGGAGTCTGTAAGGATGCCTGGATAAGGAAGAATAGCACAATGGTTAAATCTGAGgacatatttcttcttttgtgtgtgAAGATGAATAATCATTTAAGTCTCTTGACCACCTCCCCAGTGTTTCCTCACTATATAGAGAAACCTCAGGGCCGGGTTGGTGTGTTTCTTGATTTTGAAAGTGGAAGTGTGAGTTTTTTGAATGTCACCAAGAGTTCCCTCATATGGAGTTACCCGGCTGGCTCCTTAAAGTTTCCTGTCAGGCCTTTCTTTTACACTGGCCACAGATGA